The Actinomyces lilanjuaniae genome segment GGGCGCGGCATGGTGGACCGTGTCGACGCCCTCACCCGCCTCAACCGGCAGCGCGGTGTGGGCATGGCCATGATCTCCCACACGATGAGCGACCTGCTGGCCCTGGCCAGCCAGGAGGACCGGATGAAGGCGCGCGGCTTCGTGGAGCGCTCAGGCATGGTCATCTGCGGAGGGCTGCCCTCGGCCGAGATGCCCCAGCTCACCGCCGCCGTGCCGTTCTCCCAGGCCGAGCAGGAGCTGCTGGTCGGCTGGCAGGACCCACCCGCCTGGGACCCCTCCACAGGCCGCGAGGCAGAGCCGCCGGGCCGGGGAAAGTTCCTGGTCAAGGTCGGGGGGCGCCCAGGTATCCCCGTCAACGTCCAGCTCACAGACACAGAGCTGTCAATCAACGACACCAACAGGCTCTGGCACGAGCAGTCCCGCGTGGGCAGGCTGGAGGACAGCCCATGAGCAGGCCGACCAACCGCCGCCGCGACCCAGGCGGACTCTCCGGGGAGGCGGTCCTGGTCTGGGTCGCAGTCGTGGTCACAGCTCTCGTCACCGGCACCGTCTACGCCGCGATGCACCTGGGCCACCGGCTCGCTGGTACAGGTGTGGAGGTCCCTGCCGACCCCTTCGCCGTCGTCCTCGGCCTGCTCGGCGGAGACCTGATATGGCCCGGCGCCGCTGGCTGGTGGGTGCTCAGCGGAGTCGCTGTCCTTCTTCTCGGCCTCAGCGTGCTGGTCGGCGTGGTGGTGTACCGGCTGCGGCGGCGCCGCTCCCGCGTCGACCGCGCCGCCTCCTGGATGGGGCGCGGCCGCGACATCGAGGACCTCAGCCGCAGGAGCGCTGACACCAAGGCCCGGCGCCTGGGTGTCGAGGGGGCACCCGGGGTGCTCATCGGTCGCACTGTCACCACTGGGCAGCAGCTGTGGGGCTCGTGGGAGGACATGCACATCGACATCTGGGGACCACGCACCGGCAAGACCACCAGCCGGGCGATACCCGCGATCCTGGAGGCGCCGGGAGCCGTCCTGGTCACCTCCAACAAGCGCGACGTCGTTGACGCCACCCGCGACGTGCGGGCAGCCGCTGGCCCGGTCTGGGTGTTCGACCCCCAGGAGATCGCCCTGGAGGAGCCCACCTGGTGGTGGAACCCCCTGACCTACGTCACCGACGAGGTGCGGGCCGCCCGCCTGGCCGAGCACTTCGCCGCAGGCAGCCGTGACCCCGGGGCACGCACCGACGCCTACTTCGACCCGGCCGGCCAGGACCTCCTCGCCGGCCTCCTGCTGGCCGCAGCCCTGGACCACCGGCCGATCACCGAGGTCTACACCTGGCTGACCAGGCCCACCGACGAGACCGCCATCGACATCCTGCGCGACCACGGCTACACCCTCACCGCCGACCAGGTCGCAGGCGTCGTCGCCGCCCCGGACAAGCAGCGTGGCGGCATCTTCGGCACAGCCATGCAGATGGCCTCCTGCCTGACCAACCGCCAGGCGGCCCGCTGGGTCACGCCCCAGGGCCCCGCCGACACACGCAGGCAGCTTAGTGCGCAGGACTTCGTACGCGCCGACGGCGGCACCCTCTACTCCCTGTCCAAGGAAGGCCGCGGCAGCGCCGGACCCCTGGTCACCGCACTGACCGTCGCCGTCGTCGAGGCGGCCGAGGAGCTGGCCGCACGCTCTGCCGGCGGACGCCTGGCCACCCCCCTGCTCGGGGTCCTCGACGAGGCCGCCAACGTCTGCCGCTGGCGCGACCTGCCCAACCTCTACAGCCACTACGGCAGCCGCGGCATCGTCCTCATGACGATCCTGCAGTCCTGGTCCCAGGGAGTCGAGGTGTGGGGCGAGGCCGGGATGCGCAAGCTCTGGTCCGCGTCGAACGTCAAGGTCTACGGCGGCGGCGTGGACGAGGACGCATTCCTGGAGCACCTGTCTAAGGTCATCGGCGACTACGACCGGCTGTCCTCCTCCACCTCCCACGCACGCGGCCACCGCACCGTCTCCCACCAACTCCACCGCCAGCGCATCCTCGACGTATCCGACCTCGCCGCCCTGCCCAAGGGCCGCGCCCTCGTCCTGTCATCAGGCTCACGCCCCACCCTCGTACGCACCCTCCCGTGGATGACCGGCCCCCACGCCACCGCAGTCAAGGCATCCATCACCGCCCACGACCCACAGGCTGAGCGGACGATCAACGAGGCAGCCACACAGCTGGCAGCAGTAGAGGCAACCCTGCAAGCCCATGAGACGGAGGCACACCCATGACCGACTGGGGAACAGCTGAGGCGCAGCCAAGCAGCAACGACCCTGCTGATGCTGTTGACGAGCCTGACGAACAGCTGTGGTTCGGCTCGGTCGACGAGTTCGTACGCGACTACCTGCGCAACGTCTACCGCCGACGCATCGACGGGCGCCACCGGTGCTGGGCCGGAAGATGGTGGCAGCACGAGGAGGCCGTGATCCGCCTGGAAGCACTGTGGCGGGCCTGGGAGCACCTACGCCGCGACGCGGCCACGGGGATGAGCATATGGTGGCGAGACCACGCCGACCACCACATGGCCGTCCTCATGAGCCCCGACGGCCCGTTCGCCACCGCCACAGAAGGCACAGAGAACACCTGCAGGCTAGGCGAGCCCCTCCCCTACGTCCCACCACCAGAGGGCCTGTTCCCCGACGTACGGGAACAGCCGACAGAACCTGCCCCGGGCAGCACCAGCTGAGCACAGGCTCCCACACCGCTGCCACCGCCCCCGGGCTCCCCGGAACGCAAGGGGCACAAGGGGCCAGGGACCCGCTCACCACTGTAGCCCGCTGCGCTGAACCTGGGCGGCGGTCCTGACCTCCTGCGCCCCTCAATACCGCCAGTCTCCTCAGCCCAAGCCGATCCCTCCTCACCCCTCCCTGGTCCGCTGTGACAGAGGGGCCTGCCCGACTTCACCTGCCGATCCCGTGGGGTCCTGAGCTGTAGCCACGCCCAGGTCGGCTGCTGGTCCGCTGCTGCGCAGTGCGACCCGGCTGCCTCACCGCCTCAGTCGCGGCCTGCGGGTACGACGCCCGGACCGCTGACCTCACCGAGCTCCCCGTGCTCGCCGGTGACGGGGCTGCTGCACGCAGCTGGCTGCCCCTGTCGTCGCGTCGTAGGTCATCAGTCAGCCGGGGCGTGGCCACGGCCTGGCGTGCCTCCTCAGCGGTGGTGAAGAAGCGCCGGTAGCGCGATACCTCGGGCACCTGCTCAGCCACGGCGCGCGCCGCCCGGTCGCTCCGGGAGCCCGCTCCGTCCTGGGTGTCGAACACCAGCTCGCGGAACTCGCTGGGCACCCATCGCCCACCCAGCTCGCTGCTGTAGGTCTGCTCCACCCACCGCTGGACGATCCGGTACCTGGACACCTCAGCGGGAACCTCGACGTCAACCACCTGGATGTCGTAACCAGCCCGAGCCAGCTGGGAGGCCAGACGCACGGCCTTGACCTCGTTCGCCATCACGCCATCGACCACGACGTTCTCACCACGCGCGAGAGCAGCCTGCCGCACACGCCGCGCGAGGTAGGAGGACTCCTCGTGCACCAGCGCGGCCAGCTCCATCGGCGCCAGCCGCACCCCACGACCCGCCGCCTCAGGCGGCATCATGGCGGTGATGCTGCCGTCCTCGACAGCCGCACGGACCAGCAGCACCTTGAACTCGTCAGGATCCACAACAGTGAACCGCTGCCCAGCCTCCTCCAGGACCCGGCTGCGGACCACCCCCTTGCCCGCACCAGGCGGCCCAGCCAGCACGACGGCCTGACGCCCCGTGTCACCCCGACCGTGCTCCTGGTAGAACTGCGCCAGCAGCCGCCGGTGCAACTCAAAACGGTCTGCACGCGGCACAAAACCTCCACCAGGCACCTGCCGGAACCACTCCGGGTTGCGGACAGTGGCTCCTGGCGCGTCCGGCGACAGCGGCCCGCCCTCACGAGACAGCTCACGCAGCAGCCCGGCCCGCGCGGCCAGCTCAGCGGGAACCTCAGGCATCACCGTACAGCGCGTCGAGCACCGCCTCACACATGCCCACGTCGATCAGACCATCACTAGCAGCCTGGTAGAGCTCATCAATGGTGCCCTCCGGGACAACCATGAGATCATCACCGGGACTCGTGCGCATGTCCCCGGTCGGCACCCAGGGCCAGGCAACCAGCTGCGCCACCGCCTCCTCACGGTCCAGCTCCCCCGCCGTGTACCGCTGGCACACCTCGTACGGGCTCGCGCTCCGCTGGCCCTCCCTGGGCACCGCAACACGGCGGGCCGCCCTCAGCGCCGAGGACACGCTCGACTGCGACAGACCCAGCTCGGCGGCCACCTGCCGCTGAGACGTCCTCGACACCGCCACGACCAGCTGCCGGTGGTACTCCAGCTCCGCCAGCTCCTTCCTCACCCGCGCCCGCCTGAGCGCCCTCAGCTCCTGCTCTGCGACACCCATCCCAGCCCCCTTCGGCATAGACAAACCTATCGGCCATGCGGAGCGGCCGCCAGGAGCAGCAGCTAACCACACCGCAGTACCATGCGCTACTGCTCCAGTGACACCACTACATCACGCGGCTATGGTGTCATAGTACCGTGATGCCAGTGTCGGGGGGACCAGTCCGGCCGACCACGTCCGCCGCCCCGTGCCCCGCCGGACCCGACAGCACCCGGCCCACCTGCCCGGCACCAGATCGGCGGTGCGCCCGGTCAGCCGCGGCCCGGGCTGGTCGGCACGTCGCACTGGGCCGCCTTTACCAGGGCTCTGGACACCGATAATGCTGCGACATCCAGCACCCTGGCGATGTGTGCGATGCTCTGCCCGTCAGCGCGCATGCGCACCGCCGCCCCGGTGCGCTCGGGTGTCATCACCGACGGCCGGCCACCCGTGCGTCCCTGAGCGCGGGCGTGGGCGAGTCCACGCCTGGTATTCTCACGGATCGTGGCTACACGCAGCTGCGCCAAAACGGCCATGATGCCGACGACGGCCTCGCCCATCAGAGTACTGGTGTCGACGTCGAGGAAGGGCTCGGTCAGGCTGCGCAGGCGCACACCTCGGCGACCCAGATCGCGAATCAGTTCGATGGCCACCTGCTCGGTGCCGGCAATCCGGTCGAGCGCGCGGATCACGAGCGTGTCACCCTCACGTAGGTAGTCCAAGCACGGGTTCCACTGCGGCCGGCCAGCGATCCGGTTAGACTCGCCACGGTCAACGAACACGCGCGCAACGCCCGCAGCGCGCAGCTCCGCCTCTTGGGAATCGGGGGTCTGCTCACGGGTACTTACACGGGCGTATCCAACGATGGAAGATCGGTCTCCCCGAACCGCAGAAGAAGACGCGCGCTCGCCGTCGTTCAGCGCGCAGAACCGCAGACTCACAATTAACTCATGCGGCTAAGTCGACTCCAACGAGCGACGGCCTCAGCGCAGGCAAGGGAGCAGTTGATTGACGTAGGCTCCGGATGCCACCAGGGTCGCTATGAACGCGTACCCGACAACGGTCACCTGCCGATCCCGTGGGGTCCTGACTCACGACCACGCCCGCGGCTGCTGCTGGTCCGCTGCTGCGCAGCGCGACCCGGCTGCCTCACCGCCTCAGTCGCGGCCTGCGGATACGACGCACGAAGTGCGAAGGAACTGATCTGGCTCTCAAGCGAGGGAGTCTGCTGCGACGGCTCGCAGGACAGCAGCCGCGACACGAGGTAATCGGCCAGCGGACGCGAATAGCCGACGACGGCTCGCAGGCGCAGCGCGCGTAACGTGTCCACGTCAACACGCCGCCAGTTGACGGGGTGACCAGCCCGCTCTGCGAGAACAGTCATGTAGAAACTCTGACTGCGCGTGTTCCCATCCCTGTAGGGATGGATGGCTGTCAGGTCCCCCCAGCACTCTGCGAGTCGGGTGGCGAACGTCGCCGCGTCCAGCCCGGTCAGGTAGTCCTCACGGCCGAGCCGGTCAAAGAGTTGTGACAAACTGTCCTGGATGTACTCGGGACGAGCGTAGACGACACCCGTCCCGACGGCCTGCACGTTTACGTCGCGCAGCCGCCCAGCGATACCGGGAACGATCTGCTCGAACATCCGCGTATGGATATAGCGCAGGTACTCGTAGCCAGGCTGAGACGGCACCGGCTCGATGCGCAACTCCGCCATCGCGGCCGAGGCGTAGTCGTTCATCGCGGCGTCGAGCCGCGCCATATCACGTATCCCCTTCGAGTTAACGAGGACACCCCCGCTGCCGGGATACGTATACTTGTCGTCCTCGCTCACCCGCGCGCGTACTTTTCGTCCAACTCGGCATACGCCTCAGCCGGAGTGATGTGCCCGTCAAGGATACGACGGGCACGGTCAAGAGCCTCGGCGTCCGGGAAGTGCCCAGCAAGCTGCTGAGCTTTCTCAATCAGCGCAAGCTCGCCCTCAACGTCAACGGCTGGTCGGACAGCTACGGCGCTGTGGGTCATGTCAAGCCCCCTTCGTCTTAGTCACTTCTTACTATATCAAGGCAACCGAAAACGGTCTAGGGGCAAGTTAGGTTTCGGGCAGGCAGGCGCTGGTCACTCCGACGACGACTACACAGGCACTCATGTGGGCTGGACTAACTGTCCTGATGACCGGAGGACTACCTCGGAGACACTGATACCGAGGTATCATGACACTATAGTTGCATGGACTATGGTCGGGGCTTGGCGTCAGCCTGCCTGCTGCGCGGGGCCGGGGTGAGTGGGGCCCGGGCTGGTCGGCACGTCGCGCTGGGCCGACCTCGGCCAGCGCCTCGCGACACCGGGCAGCCCGAGCAGCGGGGAGGAGAAGCCGCAGTCCCACGGGGACCAAGCCCCCTCCTCCCACGTCTGCCCCACACGTTTTGGGAGTCCTCACCGACTGGGTCCATGTTGCGGCACCCGCCGCTGGCCGACACGCGCCCCACGCGCCCTCGGCACCCGACGGGAAGTCCTCGCTCTGACCGCCTCGGTGGCAGGCCTGGCCTGACTGACGTCAGCACGCATCCTCGTGGCCACGACCTCCCGGTCGATACCCCTGGCCTCCAGATCACGTGCAGTACTGGCACGACGCTCGGCACTGTCATGCCGTGTCCACACGGAGCCGAGCGAGCACAGCCACAATGCCGAACAGCACCCGCCCCCCGCTCCGCCTCCCAGGCCCCAGGACGCTACTCACAAGTACCCACACACGCACAGATGCTCGTCATCGACTCACTCCTGGCCCGTCGTTGCCAGGCCCTCGGTGGCTCTGCCCTGGCACATGCGCGGTGGTGCGTGCCTGCGGTGTGCCTGGCGGGCTGCTCTGGGGTTGTCGCACAGCCTGGGAGGCACTCGTGGGGAACGACAGCCGGGCGCGCTCTGCGACGCGCCAGGCGGCGTCTCGCGCACCCTGCGGGGTCGCCTTGCTGACGATCTGATCGAGCATCTCACGCAGCGGAGCGAAGTCCCGCTGCTCAGACGCGGCTCGGCTGGCCTGGTCATTGGTCGCGCCG includes the following:
- a CDS encoding type IV secretory system conjugative DNA transfer family protein, which encodes MSRPTNRRRDPGGLSGEAVLVWVAVVVTALVTGTVYAAMHLGHRLAGTGVEVPADPFAVVLGLLGGDLIWPGAAGWWVLSGVAVLLLGLSVLVGVVVYRLRRRRSRVDRAASWMGRGRDIEDLSRRSADTKARRLGVEGAPGVLIGRTVTTGQQLWGSWEDMHIDIWGPRTGKTTSRAIPAILEAPGAVLVTSNKRDVVDATRDVRAAAGPVWVFDPQEIALEEPTWWWNPLTYVTDEVRAARLAEHFAAGSRDPGARTDAYFDPAGQDLLAGLLLAAALDHRPITEVYTWLTRPTDETAIDILRDHGYTLTADQVAGVVAAPDKQRGGIFGTAMQMASCLTNRQAARWVTPQGPADTRRQLSAQDFVRADGGTLYSLSKEGRGSAGPLVTALTVAVVEAAEELAARSAGGRLATPLLGVLDEAANVCRWRDLPNLYSHYGSRGIVLMTILQSWSQGVEVWGEAGMRKLWSASNVKVYGGGVDEDAFLEHLSKVIGDYDRLSSSTSHARGHRTVSHQLHRQRILDVSDLAALPKGRALVLSSGSRPTLVRTLPWMTGPHATAVKASITAHDPQAERTINEAATQLAAVEATLQAHETEAHP
- a CDS encoding Fic/DOC family protein, whose translation is MSEDDKYTYPGSGGVLVNSKGIRDMARLDAAMNDYASAAMAELRIEPVPSQPGYEYLRYIHTRMFEQIVPGIAGRLRDVNVQAVGTGVVYARPEYIQDSLSQLFDRLGREDYLTGLDAATFATRLAECWGDLTAIHPYRDGNTRSQSFYMTVLAERAGHPVNWRRVDVDTLRALRLRAVVGYSRPLADYLVSRLLSCEPSQQTPSLESQISSFALRASYPQAATEAVRQPGRAAQQRTSSSRGRGRESGPHGIGR
- a CDS encoding recombinase family protein, which encodes MSLRFCALNDGERASSSAVRGDRSSIVGYARVSTREQTPDSQEAELRAAGVARVFVDRGESNRIAGRPQWNPCLDYLREGDTLVIRALDRIAGTEQVAIELIRDLGRRGVRLRSLTEPFLDVDTSTLMGEAVVGIMAVLAQLRVATIRENTRRGLAHARAQGRTGGRPSVMTPERTGAAVRMRADGQSIAHIARVLDVAALSVSRALVKAAQCDVPTSPGRG
- a CDS encoding zeta toxin family protein, which codes for MPEVPAELAARAGLLRELSREGGPLSPDAPGATVRNPEWFRQVPGGGFVPRADRFELHRRLLAQFYQEHGRGDTGRQAVVLAGPPGAGKGVVRSRVLEEAGQRFTVVDPDEFKVLLVRAAVEDGSITAMMPPEAAGRGVRLAPMELAALVHEESSYLARRVRQAALARGENVVVDGVMANEVKAVRLASQLARAGYDIQVVDVEVPAEVSRYRIVQRWVEQTYSSELGGRWVPSEFRELVFDTQDGAGSRSDRAARAVAEQVPEVSRYRRFFTTAEEARQAVATPRLTDDLRRDDRGSQLRAAAPSPASTGSSVRSAVRASYPQAATEAVRQPGRTAQQRTSSRPGRGYSSGPHGIGR
- a CDS encoding DUF4913 domain-containing protein → MTDWGTAEAQPSSNDPADAVDEPDEQLWFGSVDEFVRDYLRNVYRRRIDGRHRCWAGRWWQHEEAVIRLEALWRAWEHLRRDAATGMSIWWRDHADHHMAVLMSPDGPFATATEGTENTCRLGEPLPYVPPPEGLFPDVREQPTEPAPGSTS